In Ostrea edulis chromosome 6, xbOstEdul1.1, whole genome shotgun sequence, a single window of DNA contains:
- the LOC130047448 gene encoding uncharacterized protein LOC130047448 has protein sequence MDKFFFGVFLLGILLWEEITAQTRNQGQNSNPGFPTNQTTQKNSSNSQNKNVQNNYNSNLQPKVNSGSSNWNNGPPRKNWEGGPSSWTSGNSQGRTSMRSSGNSRGRPSNNKWSGGPTNINNGPKGNWNAGPPSGNWNAGPPSGNWNNGPPNGNRNGPPQNGNWNSGPPNGNRNSGPPNNNWKNGPQNNGPPNGNWNNGPPPYPSNGPPYGPWNQAPPFPGPGLPLLDPDLPDGLDTMYQRMQAMQAMHEMNQYASKFGGLDIIPPMAFPHPVPAPGMAPRIPGSGPQTGFPQRPHTRLGVWTGTDPKSANSTGNITMAFTRRNSAQSNTLRPKLAEFQHQGRIGWGNGNETTNSTSMTGQNQSQIMTNPRNYLYNPYSYGFNGFGFNPWTRPYKPDTPDHLENRKNNEKNAQKNQPSYNPAPPSGWAPMPRDRLTGLTLNQTRQPEKSEIMSQGVKNIQRIQSETRGWPPQPQANTNQGRPPQRYDQWTPSSRRQNWNPHGTMKPDPDGGKQGDVEKEVEKEKEEGRTKTNINVVKAVLNEVYRQRDNKDLSVASIMDAINNRETRYKMQYRYEGNVPPPPWTKHLETVKAQKKGPTPKPAEVVAEDVKRISIPRTGASFRFSSKYIPRNMATMIQNQTVQPNQNPRAQPNQNTVNMGWPQTPPITSNSPSGPVTPASVFKTQDIMQQAIGIAQHPGNVVSAKSNNSQTIPDLAPMLGEMPTTTGKVITLNVDTEIQVQKGDQVHMINHEQVITVPINRTTPVPLNPNHMGVTMAVVERWPEMSTPPDSVQKAPIPTEASLSPSSTFGIIVGIIIGFTIILGPILCIICRVRRKHREKKRRLSAKQSGFSKGDVDAMETMISCDFGESAGPSSGISFGAKAKVKSFLTRPASRGKAGTELQTIRPKNQTTTAVIH, from the exons ATGGACAAATTCTTTTTCGGAGTTTTTCTTTTGGGGATACTTTTGTGGGAAGAAATCACTGCACAGACAAGGAACCAAG gACAAAATTCAAACCCTGGGTTTCCAACCAACCAGACAACTCAAAAAAATTCATCCAACTCGCAAAACAAAAATGTCCAGAATAACTATAACAGCAATTTACAGCCCAAGGTGAACTCTGGGTCTTCAAACTGGAACAATGGACCTCCAAGAAAAAATTGGGAAGGTGGGCCCTCATCATGGACGAGTGGAAACTCGCAAGGTAGAACCTCAATGCGGAGCAGTGGAAATTCTCGAGGCAGACCATCCAATAACAAATGGAGTGGTGGTCCCACAAACATCAATAATGGACCTAAAGGCAATTGGAATGCTGGACCACCGAGTGGTAATTGGAATGCTGGACCACCCAGCGGTAACTGGAATAATGGTCCCCCTAACGGAAACCGGAATGGTCCGCCCCAAAATGGAAATTGGAACAGTGGACCCCCTAATGGTAATCGGAATAGTGGTCCACCAAACAATAATTGGAAGAATGGCCCACAAAATAATGGGCCTCCGAATGGAAACTGGAACAATGGGCCACCACCATATCCTAGCAATGGACCACCGTATGGGCCCTGGAATCAAGCACCCCCCTTCCCTGGCCCAGGACTTCCCCTGCTAGACCCTGACCTCCCTGATGGATTAGACACTATGTATCAACGAATGCAGGCTATGCAAGCCATGCACGAGATGAATCAGTATGCTAGCAAATTTGGGGGACTGGACATTATTCCACCTATGGCTTTTCCACATCCTGTACCTGCACCTGGGATGGCCCCTAGGATACCTGGATCTGGACCTCAGACCGGATTTCCTCAGAGACCTCACACCCGATTAGGGGTCTGGACTGGAACCGATCCAAAGAGTGCAAACAGCACAGGCAACATTACCATGGCATTCACTAGAAGAAATTCAGCGCAATCAAATACCCTGAGACCCAAGCTAGCGGAGTTCCAACACCAAGGAAGAATAGGATGGGGAAATGGAAACGAAACTACTAACTCTACAAGTATGACTGGACAAAACCAAAGCCAGATCATGACCAATCCACGGAACTATCTTTATAATCCCTACAGTTATGGTTTCAATGGTTTTGGATTTAATCCATGGACTAGGCCCTACAAACCGGATACTCCGGATCACCTGGAAAACAGAAAGAATAATGAGAAAAATGCTCAGAAAAATCAGCCGTCATACAACCCGGCTCCACCATCAGGCTGGGCACCTATGCCTCGAGACAGATTGACTGGTCTAACTTTAAATCAGACAAGACAACCAGAGAAAAGTGAGATCATGAGTCAGGGTGTTAAAAATATTCAGCGAATACAGAGTGAAACAAGGGGATGGCCTCCACAACCACAGGCTAACACAAACCAAGGTCGACCACCTCAGAGATACGATCAATGGACACCTTCCTCAAGGAGACAGAACTGGAATCCACATGGTACCATGAAACCAGACCCAGACGGAGGGAAACAAGGAGACGTGGAAAAGGAAGTGGAGAAAGAGAAAGAAGAAGGCAGAACCAAAACTAACATCAATGTGGTTAAAGCTGTCCTGAACGAGGTGTACAGACAGAGAGACAACAAGGACTTATCAGTGGCCTCCATAATGGACGCCATCAACAACCGGGAAACAAGGTACAAAATGCAGTACAGATATGAAGGAAACGTTCCTCCACCACCCTGGACAAAACATCTAGAGACTGTTAAAGCACAGAAGAAAGGACCGACACCCAAACCTGCTGAAGTGGTAGCTGAGGATGTAAAGAGAATCAGCATTCCAAGGACTGGAGCTAGCTTTAGGTTTTCCTCAAAATACATTCCAAGAAACATGGCTACAATGATTCAAAATCAAACAGTGCAACCCAATCAAAACCCAAGAGCACAGCCTAATCAAAACACGGTCAACATGGGGTGGCCACAGACACCTCCAATAACCTCCAACTCTCCATCTGGGCCAGTAACTCCAGCATCCGTCTTTAAAACACAAGATATCATGCAGCAAGCTATAGGGATAGCTCAGCACCCTGGGAATGTGGTATCTGCTAAATCCAACAACAGTCAAACAATACCAGACCTGGCTCCAATGTTAGGAGAGATGCCTACCACCACAGGGAAAGTCATCACACTGAATGTAGACACTGAGATCCAAGTCCAGAAAGGAGACCAGGTACACATGATAAACCATGAACAAGTCATCACTGTTCCAATCAATAGGACAACTCCCGTGCCCCTAAATCCAAATCATATGGGGGTTACCATGGCGGTTGTGGAGAGATGGCCTGAAATGAGTACGCCACCGGACAGTGTTCAGAAGGCCCCAATTCCTACCGAGGCCTCGTTATCTCCCTCCTCCACCTTTGGTATCATTGTGGGAATCATCATAGGATTCACCATCATTTTAGGACCAATTCTATGTATCATATGCCGAGTTCGAAGAAAGCACAGAGAGAAGAAGCGAAGACTCTCGGCTAAGCAGAGTGGATTCAGTAAAGGTGATGTCGATGCCATGGAGACCATGATAAGCTGCGACTTTGGTGAGTCTGCTGGGCCATCCTCTGGCATCAGCTTTGGTGCAAAAGCCAAAGTGAAAAGCTTCCTCACTCGACCAGCAAGTCGGGGAAAGGCTGGCACTGAACTGCAAACCATCCGACCTAAAAATCAAACCACAACGGCCGTCATTCACTGA